The Hippoglossus stenolepis isolate QCI-W04-F060 chromosome 11, HSTE1.2, whole genome shotgun sequence genome includes a window with the following:
- the tgs1 gene encoding trimethylguanosine synthase isoform X1, protein MSFKCRHATSGSRGGRVSELVVMMLERSSLVTVVADLFFRRRHRPEEEEEEAIHCLCSRAFVQDRDLYRSDNRLLSFEPAETAAQEADDDDQEEEEEEEEEEEEVLDEEEQLMASMGLPLAFSSSSDQRRAGRRSDRKPATYRVEQAEEEVELQVDNKVEERQGCDSLEEGAGGIQNAGWETYWAQQGEALLWSSWLEKHPESELLSTDDQGTVTAPWDNPETKDVWDEHAADTYTSYWEQYSYWAGQGWTPDQSICNGNTGGEATAGVMDTGLEIHSAEWKDRQTGDESQRREEVKALHDDVEVLKDLLGQKCTLETNGSSVTDSEIHRDCMDVADIREQSEDQLCGSDDPSDGGNQRKRPAASSQQNTAKQTDSKQVVGSPDQQAHGSRNKMPNREDDDDDDKPPGEGHAKVKRSHELDVEENPDLTPKEAWCKLGLKNHSDPQFDSVLSFKGGASQKPRRWTKKEVRRVKKHTKFSETGRDTTRPPSCSALSKVQNFLKHQRETQKRPCEQSEMGEGSSQEPEDNHPSLGEEEEKRMMKEMKSTEEENKEVLEEESSCSLSSSDADRRKDTVDSEEEDEPGRQLVYPKVPDFLLSKVSEDNRELSKKKQKKKKRKRRKKQQVPADMVAEPELAKYWAQRYRLFSRFDEGIRLDREGWFSVTPERIAEHIALRVEQSFCDSQLIIDAFCGVGGNAIQFALTGKRVLAIDIDPVRLSLARHNATVYGVDNQIDFLQGDFLQLASHLRGDVVFLSPPWGGPNYLTAEVFDIRTMMQPDGFEIFRLAKLISDNIVYFLPRNADMDQIASLAGPGGKMEVEQNYLNNKLKTVTAYFGSLITSDSQ, encoded by the exons ATGTCGTTCAAGTGCCGCCATGCTACTTCCGGCTCACGCGGGGGTAGAGTGAGTGAACTGGTGGTCATGATGCTGGAGAGGAGCAGTCTGGTGACCGTGGTGGCAGATCTCTTCTTCCGCAGGAGACACCggcctgaggaggaggaggaggaggcgatcCACTGTCTCTGTTCCAGAGCCTTCGTACA GGACCGAGACCTTTACCGCTCTGATAACAGACTGCTGAGCTTTGAACCAGCGGAGACTGCAGCGCAAG AGGCAGATGATGATgaccaggaagaagaagaagaagaagaggaggaagaggaggaggtgctggatgaagaggagcagctAATGGCCAGCATGGGTCTGCCTCTGgccttcagcagctcctctgaccAGAGGAGAGCA GGGAGGAGGTCTGACAGGAAGCCTGCCACATACCGGGTAGAACAAGCTGAAGAGGAAGTAGAGCTACAGGTTGACAACAAAG TTGAGGAGAGGCAAGGGTGCGATTCActggaggaaggagcaggagggatCCAAAATGCTGGCTGGGAAACCTACTGGG CTCAACAGGGTGAAGCTCTGCTGTGGAGCAGCTGGCTAGAGAAACATCCAGAGAGTGAGCTGCTCTCTACAGACGATCAAGGAACAGTGACTGCTCCTTGGGACAACCCAGAAACAAAAGATGTGTGGGACGAACATGCTGCAGACACCTACACCTCCTACTGGGAGCAGTATTCCTACTGGGCGGGGCAGGGCTGGACCCCTGACCAATCCATCTGTAATGGGAACACTGGTGGAGAAGCAACGGCAGGGGTGATGGACACAGGTTTAGAGATACACTCAGCGGAGTGGAAGGATAGACAGACTGGAGATGAGAGCCAACGTAGAGAAGAAGTGAAAGCCCTTCATGATGATGTTGAGGTTTTGAAAGACCTGCTTGGACAGAAGTGCACATTAGAGACAAATGGGAGCTCAGTGACTGACTCAGAGATACACAGAGACTGTATGGATGTGGCTGATATCAGAGAGCAGTCAGAGGATCAGCTCTGTGGCTCTGACGATCCTTCTGATGGTGGGAATCAACGTAAAAGACCTGCTGCATCCTCTCAGCAGAACACAGCCAAACAGACAG ATTCCAAGCAAGTTGTTGGCAGCCCTGACCAACAGGCTCATGGCTCAAGGAATAAGATGCCAAATAGAGAagatgacgacgatgatgacAAACCCCCTGGAGAAGGACATGCCAAAGTCAAACGCAg TCATGAGCTGGATGTTGAGGAGAACCCTGACCTGACACCCAAGGAAGCTTGGTGTAAACTGGGACTCAAAAACCATTCGGACCCCCA GTTCGACAGTGTGTTAAGCTTTAAAGGCGGTGCTAGTCAGAAGCCTCGGAGGTGGACTAAGAAAGAGGTTCGCAGGGTCAAAAAACACACCAAGTTctcagaaacaggaagagacacCACACGGCCACCAAGCTGCTCCGCCCTCTCCAAG GTCCAAAACTTCCTTAAacaccagagagagacacagaagagACCATGTGAGCAGAGTGAGATGGGAGAAGGAAGTTCACAAGAACCTGAGGACAATCATCCATCTctgggagaagaggaggagaagaggatgatgaaggagatgaAAAGTACTGAGGAAGAAAATAAGGAGGTGCTGGAAGAGGAGAGTTCTTGTTCTCTGTCCAGTTCAGATGCAGACAGGAGGAAGGACACCGTGGatagtgaggaggaggatgagccTGGTAGACAGTTAGTATATCCAAAAGTCCCAGACTTTCTCCTGTCTAAGGTGTCTGAAGATAACAGGG agttgagtaaaaagaaacagaagaagaagaagcggaaGCGTAGGAAGAAGCAGCAGGTCCCAGCAGACATGGTAGCTGAACCGGAGCTGGCTAAATACTGGGCTCAACGCTACAGACTCTTCTCTCGCTTTGATGAAGGGATCAGACTGGACCGAG aggGCTGGTTCTCTGTGACACCAGAGAGGATCGCTGAGCACATCGCCCTCAGGGTAGAGCAGAGCTTCTGTGACTCTCAGCTGATTATAGATGCCTTTTGTGGTGTGGGAGGAAACGCCATTCAATTTGCCCTCACTGGAAAGAGAG tccTGGCTATAGATATTGACCCAGTGCGCTTAAGCTTGGCGCGCCACAATGCTACAGTTTACGGCGTGGACAACCAAATTGACTTCCTGCAAGGGGACTTCCTCCAGCTGGCATCCCATCTACGCGGCGATGTGGTCTTCCTGTCACCACCGTGGGGAGGACCAAACTACCTAACTGCTGAGGTGTTTGACATCAGGACCATGATGCAGCCTGATGG ATTTGAGATTTTCCGCCTGGCCAAACTGATATCAGACAACATAGTGTACTTCCTGCCTCGAAATGCTGATATGGATCAG ATAGCCTCTCTGGCTGGTCCaggaggaaagatggaggtagAGCAGAACTATCTCAACAACAAGCTGAAGACCGTGACTGCTTACTTTGGTAGTTTGATCACATCAGACAGCCAGTGA
- the tgs1 gene encoding trimethylguanosine synthase isoform X2: MSFKCRHATSGSRGGRVSELVVMMLERSSLVTVVADLFFRRRHRPEEEEEEAIHCLCSRAFVQDRDLYRSDNRLLSFEPAETAAQEADDDDQEEEEEEEEEEEEVLDEEEQLMASMGLPLAFSSSSDQRRAGRRSDRKPATYRVEQAEEEVELQVDNKVEERQGCDSLEEGAGGIQNAGWETYWAQQGEALLWSSWLEKHPESELLSTDDQGTVTAPWDNPETKDVWDEHAADTYTSYWEQYSYWAGQGWTPDQSICNGNTGGEATAGVMDTGLEIHSAEWKDRQTGDESQRREEVKALHDDVEVLKDLLGQKCTLETNGSSVTDIREQSEDQLCGSDDPSDGGNQRKRPAASSQQNTAKQTDSKQVVGSPDQQAHGSRNKMPNREDDDDDDKPPGEGHAKVKRSHELDVEENPDLTPKEAWCKLGLKNHSDPQFDSVLSFKGGASQKPRRWTKKEVRRVKKHTKFSETGRDTTRPPSCSALSKVQNFLKHQRETQKRPCEQSEMGEGSSQEPEDNHPSLGEEEEKRMMKEMKSTEEENKEVLEEESSCSLSSSDADRRKDTVDSEEEDEPGRQLVYPKVPDFLLSKVSEDNRELSKKKQKKKKRKRRKKQQVPADMVAEPELAKYWAQRYRLFSRFDEGIRLDREGWFSVTPERIAEHIALRVEQSFCDSQLIIDAFCGVGGNAIQFALTGKRVLAIDIDPVRLSLARHNATVYGVDNQIDFLQGDFLQLASHLRGDVVFLSPPWGGPNYLTAEVFDIRTMMQPDGFEIFRLAKLISDNIVYFLPRNADMDQIASLAGPGGKMEVEQNYLNNKLKTVTAYFGSLITSDSQ; encoded by the exons ATGTCGTTCAAGTGCCGCCATGCTACTTCCGGCTCACGCGGGGGTAGAGTGAGTGAACTGGTGGTCATGATGCTGGAGAGGAGCAGTCTGGTGACCGTGGTGGCAGATCTCTTCTTCCGCAGGAGACACCggcctgaggaggaggaggaggaggcgatcCACTGTCTCTGTTCCAGAGCCTTCGTACA GGACCGAGACCTTTACCGCTCTGATAACAGACTGCTGAGCTTTGAACCAGCGGAGACTGCAGCGCAAG AGGCAGATGATGATgaccaggaagaagaagaagaagaagaggaggaagaggaggaggtgctggatgaagaggagcagctAATGGCCAGCATGGGTCTGCCTCTGgccttcagcagctcctctgaccAGAGGAGAGCA GGGAGGAGGTCTGACAGGAAGCCTGCCACATACCGGGTAGAACAAGCTGAAGAGGAAGTAGAGCTACAGGTTGACAACAAAG TTGAGGAGAGGCAAGGGTGCGATTCActggaggaaggagcaggagggatCCAAAATGCTGGCTGGGAAACCTACTGGG CTCAACAGGGTGAAGCTCTGCTGTGGAGCAGCTGGCTAGAGAAACATCCAGAGAGTGAGCTGCTCTCTACAGACGATCAAGGAACAGTGACTGCTCCTTGGGACAACCCAGAAACAAAAGATGTGTGGGACGAACATGCTGCAGACACCTACACCTCCTACTGGGAGCAGTATTCCTACTGGGCGGGGCAGGGCTGGACCCCTGACCAATCCATCTGTAATGGGAACACTGGTGGAGAAGCAACGGCAGGGGTGATGGACACAGGTTTAGAGATACACTCAGCGGAGTGGAAGGATAGACAGACTGGAGATGAGAGCCAACGTAGAGAAGAAGTGAAAGCCCTTCATGATGATGTTGAGGTTTTGAAAGACCTGCTTGGACAGAAGTGCACATTAGAGACAAATGGGAGCTCAGTGA CTGATATCAGAGAGCAGTCAGAGGATCAGCTCTGTGGCTCTGACGATCCTTCTGATGGTGGGAATCAACGTAAAAGACCTGCTGCATCCTCTCAGCAGAACACAGCCAAACAGACAG ATTCCAAGCAAGTTGTTGGCAGCCCTGACCAACAGGCTCATGGCTCAAGGAATAAGATGCCAAATAGAGAagatgacgacgatgatgacAAACCCCCTGGAGAAGGACATGCCAAAGTCAAACGCAg TCATGAGCTGGATGTTGAGGAGAACCCTGACCTGACACCCAAGGAAGCTTGGTGTAAACTGGGACTCAAAAACCATTCGGACCCCCA GTTCGACAGTGTGTTAAGCTTTAAAGGCGGTGCTAGTCAGAAGCCTCGGAGGTGGACTAAGAAAGAGGTTCGCAGGGTCAAAAAACACACCAAGTTctcagaaacaggaagagacacCACACGGCCACCAAGCTGCTCCGCCCTCTCCAAG GTCCAAAACTTCCTTAAacaccagagagagacacagaagagACCATGTGAGCAGAGTGAGATGGGAGAAGGAAGTTCACAAGAACCTGAGGACAATCATCCATCTctgggagaagaggaggagaagaggatgatgaaggagatgaAAAGTACTGAGGAAGAAAATAAGGAGGTGCTGGAAGAGGAGAGTTCTTGTTCTCTGTCCAGTTCAGATGCAGACAGGAGGAAGGACACCGTGGatagtgaggaggaggatgagccTGGTAGACAGTTAGTATATCCAAAAGTCCCAGACTTTCTCCTGTCTAAGGTGTCTGAAGATAACAGGG agttgagtaaaaagaaacagaagaagaagaagcggaaGCGTAGGAAGAAGCAGCAGGTCCCAGCAGACATGGTAGCTGAACCGGAGCTGGCTAAATACTGGGCTCAACGCTACAGACTCTTCTCTCGCTTTGATGAAGGGATCAGACTGGACCGAG aggGCTGGTTCTCTGTGACACCAGAGAGGATCGCTGAGCACATCGCCCTCAGGGTAGAGCAGAGCTTCTGTGACTCTCAGCTGATTATAGATGCCTTTTGTGGTGTGGGAGGAAACGCCATTCAATTTGCCCTCACTGGAAAGAGAG tccTGGCTATAGATATTGACCCAGTGCGCTTAAGCTTGGCGCGCCACAATGCTACAGTTTACGGCGTGGACAACCAAATTGACTTCCTGCAAGGGGACTTCCTCCAGCTGGCATCCCATCTACGCGGCGATGTGGTCTTCCTGTCACCACCGTGGGGAGGACCAAACTACCTAACTGCTGAGGTGTTTGACATCAGGACCATGATGCAGCCTGATGG ATTTGAGATTTTCCGCCTGGCCAAACTGATATCAGACAACATAGTGTACTTCCTGCCTCGAAATGCTGATATGGATCAG ATAGCCTCTCTGGCTGGTCCaggaggaaagatggaggtagAGCAGAACTATCTCAACAACAAGCTGAAGACCGTGACTGCTTACTTTGGTAGTTTGATCACATCAGACAGCCAGTGA